In Gemmatimonadota bacterium, the DNA window GCCCAGCGGGATATCGCGCGGTATTCAGACTGCAAAAATTTCACTTCGGGCCGCAGTAACAGCGCCCGACACATCTGTGCCATTTCTTGCAATCGGAAAAAAGCGATCTCATACCCGCGCTTTCGGCACGCTTCAAAATCTCCTTGCGCGATAATTTCCACAGCCCGGTTTAAATCGCTTTCTGCACGCGCCTCCAAACCGAGATCCATAGCAATCAGCGCCTGCCGCACCCCGTGTTCCAAATCCTCACGCCTGATTGCAATACCCGACCGGTAACGCTTGCCATAGTGCAAACCCTGCAAGCGCAAAAAGCCCAAAAGCGCATCCCCAATATTTTGCGGCAACTTTTCAAAGCGCGTCCCCAATTCAATGACCTGCCCCACAAAACTCTCGGAATCAATGCGAAACCGACTCAAATCCAGCGTAGCGAGTGGATTTTGTGTAGAACGCCGTTCACTATTCATCGTTCCTCCTCTCCCACGCCCCGCGAATGACGGACCGCATCAAATCGGCATCCGCATCAAAAAGTGCGTCCAGAACTCCCCCGACAACGGGATCCTCTATTATCGTACTCGGCATTTCACCCACAGCAGCGCCTTCGGAAAAGAGTTGGTGCCGGTAAACCTGCGCGCCCGCAGCCCCCACGACCTCATTCATTCGCATATCCTTTACGTACGGAATCAGAGCTTCTTCGAGCAACCCGGGATCCACACTGTTCAGCAATTCGGCACACTTATTTGCATCCCCAAGCATAGATAGTGCCCGAAGCCACTCAAACGATACCTTTGACCGGACCTCGGCACTGTCCATAGGCTCTAACGTATCTTCCACAGTGCGCTGAAAAGTACCCGGTGTCATAGCGCGTATCAAATGCGTATTAAACCCCTGCCGCTCCGGGTCATAATCAATTAGCCCCGTCAACATCTCTGTGGGCAAATGCGCCACCACATCTGTCGAATAGCCCGGATTGCCATCTTCATCCATACCCGTTATCGACAGCATATTCTCTGGATCTTCATCCAGAACAACGAGCGCGGCCTGCGCTTCAACCGTCAAAGTCTGCACCAGAGCCCTGGCATCTTCTTTTTTTCCCTCGCGAAGCAGATCGTGTATCCGGCTGCTTTGCTCAGCCAACTCCATAAATCCAGTTGACCACGCACCGACGACCAATCGGTCTTCACGAACCTCGATGGGTTTTACTTCGGGTTCTTCTGCATCAACCGCGTTGTCCAGCAAATGGGATTTGAGACGAATCTTCCCCCTTTCTACTTTGTCCTTACACGCCACGCACAGACGCGTGTAGGGAACGGCCTTGAGGCGCTCTTCTGAAATAACCGCCTCGCAAATGACACACCTCACCCCCGTCCCGCCATCGAGCGGCTGTTGTGTCATATTGCCCTCCATTGGGGTTTTGAGAACCCTCCGCACACATTGCGGAGACGACAGAATCACAACGGAAACAAATGTAATCGAATAAACTTGGAATGTCAACCTTTAACTTATTATTTATCAAATATTTACAAACTTGACAAACAAGGCAAAGTATGTTATATTAATACCGTTGCCGATAAGATTCGGGTGTAATCTGGTCGGTTTTTTTTATTCCCATTAATGCCTCCCGCAGATATCTACCCAGTAAGCAAATAAACATAGGCCCATATTCAAACGTTCTCAACATACCTGAGAAAAAACTATTTTTTTCATTAAAAACCTGGGAGATACGCGTAATGAGCAAACTGATATTGTCAATCCTCGCAATAATCGCGCTTTTGGCGTACCCGCTATCTCTTGCATCCCAGACTCATAAACCTTCTGCCGACTTTGATGACAATGGGGTGGTTGACGTTTCTGATTTTTTACAATTTGTAGCGCATTTTGGCGCACGTCAAGGGGATGTAAAATACCAGGCAAAGTACGATTTGGATAGTGATGGGTCGATAGGCGTTTCTGATTTTTTAATTTTTATCAATGACTTCGGCAAAAAAATTTCCAGCAGCGTTACCATCCCGGATGCTAACCTTCATGCGGTCATTGCCAAAATTCTCGGCAAAACAAGCGATGCGTCCATTACGCCAGAGGATATGGCAAAATTGACGCGCCTTGACGCACCCAACAAAGCCATTCGCGATTTGACCGGGCTCGAGTATGCAACGAATCTGACGCGGCTAAATCTTGGTTATGATTGGATAGAGGAAGAAAAAGTAAACAGCAACGATATATCTTCCATCGCACCCTTAGGTGAGTTGACCAGCCTGAGATGGGTGTATCTCGATGGCAATACAATCTCGGATATTGCGCCATTGGTAGCAAATACGGGGTTGGACAAGGACGACTGGGTTTTACTGAATGATAACCCGCTGAGTGCCACATCGCGCAATACGCACATTCCTGCCCTATCTGAGAGAGGGGTTAATGTACGCTTTAGTGATAATCTCATTCTGCCCAACCCTTCGCCAGCTTTTTCGCCATACCCGGTAAAAGATTACACAATTACCCTCCCAGTAACCGATAGCTACTCAGGCGACAGGGTAACGTCACTAAATCCAGAGACAGCCTCTGATTCCGATGTCGCCACCCATGTCTATTACGATGCAGGCACGATTACTGTTCCCTCCGGTACCTCAGCCCTCAATTTCACTAACAAAAAGAAGGCATACGCGGCCACATTCACAGAGACAGCGAAGATCAAAGTGACCAATGCGAATGCTGTAAATATTGTAACGCATGGAAATATCGACGACCTGATGCTGGTCAATAAGGGCATGATCGAAATATCCACAAGAGGTATAGGATTGCGGACAGTTTCGCGCGGCAGTGGAAATACATATTCAGCTAATTACGGTACTGTAGAAATCAATAACTCGACGGATAAAACGATACGAGGCATTGCGAACCAAATCGACAAGAATGCTGCACCACACGACGACACACATGTTGCCGAATCCATCAACTTGTCGAGCGGCAGTATTCTCATCACTGGGGACGAAGGCAGGCAAGACGGCCTGTTCGTCGAGTGCGGCGGCTCATTTGCCCGCTCAATCAACTACGGAGCCGTTGATGTGGCGGGCGATGACAGCCGCGCAGTGGTAGCGCAGACGCTATGGGGCGCAGCGCAGACGCATAATACCGGCAGCGTAACGACAAGAGGGAGTGGCGGCAGCGACGGTATTCATTCCGAGACCTGTGCTGCCTATTATAACAATGAGGGATGCCACCGCATACAAGAGGAAATCAAACCGCGGCCGAAAACCAATGCTGCAGGTCCTGCATATGCGCGAAACTACCGCACGGGTGTCATTTCGACAATAGGACGCAATAGCCACGGAATTATGGTCGTAGTGAAGAAGTCTGGTCAAGCTTATGGCATCAATGAGGGAACCGTTTCGACGACTGGCTTGAGATCTTCGGGCATTCTGGCCTTCGCCTACCCCGTTCGTGGGTTTAATACCACGCCGTTCCGTGATCTTCTCGCCTTGCGCAGCCGCCTTGAAAAATTCAGATTGTTGCCGCTGGATCCCACCGGACAAACCCGGCTGACCTACGCGGCGAATACCGGTCAGATCACAACACGCGGAGAGGACGCAGTTGGGCTGCGGGCACATCACGGCCTCAGCGGCAAGGTCGAAATCACCAACTCGGGTCGCATTGAGACGAGTGGCATCCGCTCTCACGGGATAATTGCCCAGGCGTATGGCCGGGACATCACCATTGACGGGGAAACCCGCGTGTATTCAGCCAGCGATATCGTCATCGACAACAGCGGTGATATCGTCGTGTCCGGCACTGGATCCGTCGGGATTTTAGCCGAAAGTAAAAATGTGCTCTACGACCCCTCGCGCCCGGCGGATAGCGGCGATATTGAGATTGTCTTAGACGGCAATATTATCGCCAGTGGCGACAACGGAATCGGTATCAGTGCCGAGTCAGAGACCGGCGACATCACGATTGTTGTACTGGGTTTTATTCGTGCGAATGCTGTCGGAATTCGGGTGAAAACCTCTGGCAAGGTGCTGATTAACCTCATAGGCACAGTGGAAGCGCCAACCCCATGGGAGGTCATCGGTGACAACGAACACAATCAGATTATCGAGAACTAATAAGTACTGAAAATTTCATCGGGAAATTTTTTGTTGGCAGAAGACTGCGCTATTCGGATTGTCCAGCATAGACAAGAAGCCCAACTGCTCTATCGTTGGGAGTAGTCACCTAAACAACATACTGATATCCAGTGCCTTCACCGAATGCGTAAGCGCACCCACTGAAATAAGATCCACGCCTGTTTCTGCAATTGCCCGCACGCTATCTAAGGACACATTGCCCGAGGCTTCCAACTCGGGTCTTTTGCCTTTTAATTTTCGCACCTTTTCTACGGCTTCGCGCATCTCATCCAGGCTCATATTGTCCAACATCACGCGATCT includes these proteins:
- a CDS encoding TraR/DksA C4-type zinc finger protein; protein product: MTQQPLDGGTGVRCVICEAVISEERLKAVPYTRLCVACKDKVERGKIRLKSHLLDNAVDAEEPEVKPIEVREDRLVVGAWSTGFMELAEQSSRIHDLLREGKKEDARALVQTLTVEAQAALVVLDEDPENMLSITGMDEDGNPGYSTDVVAHLPTEMLTGLIDYDPERQGFNTHLIRAMTPGTFQRTVEDTLEPMDSAEVRSKVSFEWLRALSMLGDANKCAELLNSVDPGLLEEALIPYVKDMRMNEVVGAAGAQVYRHQLFSEGAAVGEMPSTIIEDPVVGGVLDALFDADADLMRSVIRGAWERRNDE